A portion of the Oncorhynchus nerka isolate Pitt River linkage group LG27, Oner_Uvic_2.0, whole genome shotgun sequence genome contains these proteins:
- the gdnfb gene encoding glial cell line-derived neurotrophic factor, protein MKLWDTFTTCFVLLSSVHTSPLRNRPSTKRTRASESLHDFPPMQLSIFSTKSPETADREERSVETQYNMVELQPEQFEDVVDFIKVTISRLKSSLHLGMGSRIRMKRERRKGGKGATRGKDQRERSGSGRGKGGRGQGCLLKQIHLNVTDLGLGYQTSEEMIFQYCSGPCRNSETNYDKILNNLTQNKRLLPETPPHACCRPVAFDDDLSFLDDHLMYHTMKKHSARRCGCV, encoded by the exons ATGAAGTTATGGGACACCTTTACCACCTGTTTCGTGCTGCTGAGCAGCGTACATACGAGCCCTCTCCGGAACCGACCATCCACAAAAAGAACACGCGCTTCAGAGAGTCTCCATGACTTCCCGCCAATGCAGCTCAGTATATTTTCAACCAAAAGTCCAGAAACAGCCGACAGGGAAGAGCGATCTGTAGAAACACAAT ataACATGGTTGAGCTTCAGCCAGAGCAGTTTGAGGATGTGGTGGATTTCATCAAAgtcaccatcagtagactaaaaAGCTCGCTACACCTGGGCATGGGCTCAAGGATACGAATGAaacgagagagaaggaaaggagggaagggAGCAACCAGAGGaaaggaccagagggagaggtcTGGGAGCGGACGAGGGAAAGGGGGCAGAGGACAAGGCTGTCTGCTCAAACAGATCCACCTGAATGTGACTGACCTGGGCTTAGGTTATCAAACCAGCGAAGAAATGATCTTCCAGTACTGCAGCGGACCTTGCAGGAACTCGGAAACGAACTACGATAAAATCCTCAACAACCTCACCCAAAACAAGAGGCTTCTGCCGGAAACGCCACCTCACGCTTGCTGTCGACCAGTCGCCTTTGACGATGACCTGTCCTTCCTGGATGACCACTTGATGTACCATACAATGAAGAAGCATTCTGCCCGAAGGTGTGGCTGTGTCTGA